One segment of Candidatus Melainabacteria bacterium DNA contains the following:
- a CDS encoding adenylosuccinate lyase, whose product MIDRYTRPEMGAIWSEQSKFQTLLDVEIAVCEAQAELGFIPKEAVPDIKARAKFDIDRIKEIEAEVKHDIIAFLTNVNENVGENSRFIHLGLTSSDVIDTGLALQLRKASEILTKDLQDLHDAILAQARKHKHTVQVGRSHGIHAEPMTFGFKLAVWLEEVRRNQKRLADAIQVISVGQISGPVGTFANISPKVEELTCKYLNLTPAPVSTQIIQRDRHAQFMCTLAIIASSLDKFATEIRHLQKTDVLEVEEPFEAGQKGSSAMPHKRNPVGSENISGLARVIRGNAMASLENIPLWHERDISHSSVERIILPDSTILLDYMLARFTKIVQGLVAYPENMHRNMDVFGGVIFSQAVMLKLISKGLSREEAYKLTQSNAMAAWNRGDGNFKNNLSNDDNVKAILSQKEIDECFDPASYLKNIDHVFERVGI is encoded by the coding sequence GTGATAGACAGGTATACCCGCCCCGAAATGGGGGCGATCTGGTCTGAACAATCCAAATTTCAGACCTTGTTAGACGTTGAAATCGCGGTTTGCGAAGCGCAAGCAGAACTGGGATTTATTCCTAAAGAAGCGGTACCTGACATTAAAGCCAGAGCCAAATTCGATATCGACAGAATTAAGGAAATAGAAGCAGAAGTAAAGCACGACATCATAGCCTTCCTTACGAATGTCAATGAGAATGTCGGCGAAAATTCCAGATTTATTCATCTGGGTCTGACGAGTTCCGACGTAATAGACACAGGTCTTGCTCTGCAACTTCGCAAGGCAAGCGAAATATTGACTAAAGATTTGCAAGACCTGCATGATGCAATCCTGGCTCAGGCTCGCAAACACAAACACACGGTGCAGGTCGGTCGATCACATGGCATTCATGCCGAGCCCATGACGTTTGGGTTCAAACTGGCTGTCTGGTTAGAAGAAGTGCGACGCAACCAGAAACGTCTGGCTGATGCAATCCAAGTTATTTCGGTTGGTCAAATCAGCGGACCGGTCGGAACATTCGCCAATATTTCGCCAAAAGTAGAAGAGCTTACGTGCAAATATTTAAATCTCACACCGGCTCCAGTCTCAACACAAATCATTCAACGCGACCGTCATGCACAATTCATGTGCACGCTGGCCATCATCGCAAGCAGCCTGGACAAATTTGCCACTGAAATCAGGCACTTGCAAAAAACTGACGTTCTGGAAGTGGAAGAACCGTTCGAAGCCGGTCAAAAGGGTTCATCGGCGATGCCGCACAAACGCAACCCCGTCGGCAGTGAAAATATTTCCGGACTGGCGCGAGTAATTCGCGGCAATGCCATGGCTTCACTGGAAAACATTCCGCTCTGGCATGAACGAGACATCAGCCACAGCTCAGTCGAACGCATCATATTGCCAGACTCAACTATTCTGCTCGACTACATGCTCGCTCGCTTCACGAAAATTGTGCAGGGGCTCGTTGCATATCCCGAAAATATGCACAGGAACATGGACGTATTTGGCGGGGTCATATTCTCACAGGCTGTGATGCTGAAATTGATCAGCAAAGGACTCTCACGTGAAGAAGCCTACAAGTTGACGCAATCAAACGCTATGGCAGCCTGGAACAGAGGCGACGGCAACTTCAAAAACAATCTTTCTAATGACGACAACGTGAAAGCGATTTTGTCACAGAAAGAAATCGACGAATGCTTCGATCCGGCGTCCTACCTGAAAAATATTGACCACGTTTTTGAGCGAGTAGGGATTTAA
- the pheA gene encoding prephenate dehydratase encodes MAEDSALKIGYQGAPGAFSHRAVKIFAEQINRLDEVVPVSCKTFEEVFNRILSGECSHGVIPLENSSVGSIVANYDLLWKNQAIQIVAEIYLPIHHNLIGFSDTDLSKLTEIYSHPVALDQCRSFLKEFGEAKAVTYWDTGAAVFHVKETGERTYAAIAGQFAAEETGLTILRANIEDFSGNRTRFGVITLVNGENPASPAAPVKISCVVEIAHQPGALANLLRNLAILGVNLTKIESRPIPETPWHYRFFLDIEVPFDEIVPAVATTVGRLSEAHKILGCYKPWQEAE; translated from the coding sequence ATGGCAGAAGACTCCGCTTTGAAAATCGGCTATCAGGGCGCCCCCGGAGCATTCAGTCATCGAGCCGTGAAAATATTTGCCGAGCAAATCAACCGTCTTGACGAAGTTGTGCCGGTATCGTGCAAGACCTTCGAAGAAGTCTTCAATCGCATTTTGTCCGGAGAATGTTCGCACGGTGTGATACCGCTCGAAAACTCTTCAGTGGGCTCGATTGTCGCGAATTATGATCTGCTCTGGAAGAATCAGGCGATCCAAATTGTAGCTGAGATTTACTTGCCCATTCACCACAATCTGATCGGTTTCAGTGACACAGACCTGAGCAAATTGACCGAGATTTATTCTCATCCTGTTGCTCTCGACCAGTGCCGCAGCTTTCTAAAAGAGTTTGGAGAGGCCAAAGCCGTCACATATTGGGATACTGGCGCTGCCGTTTTCCATGTCAAAGAGACCGGGGAGCGCACATACGCTGCCATCGCCGGTCAATTCGCTGCTGAGGAGACCGGACTGACTATCTTACGGGCCAATATTGAGGATTTCAGCGGCAATCGCACCAGATTCGGTGTCATAACTCTCGTTAACGGTGAGAATCCGGCCTCGCCTGCAGCCCCTGTGAAAATTTCCTGCGTCGTCGAAATAGCTCATCAGCCAGGAGCTCTGGCTAATTTGCTGCGCAATCTGGCCATTCTCGGGGTTAACTTAACGAAGATTGAATCTCGCCCTATTCCTGAGACGCCATGGCATTATCGATTTTTTCTCGACATCGAGGTTCCCTTCGATGAAATCGTTCCGGCTGTCGCTACTACTGTCGGCAGGCTGAGCGAGGCTCATAAAATTTTGGGATGCTATAAACCCTGGCAGGAAGCTGAGTAA
- a CDS encoding 4-alpha-glucanotransferase translates to MIIDTKKKLAGILVPVFALRHANDLGIGDTTAMRDAIDFCSHNKIGILQVLPINETGGDNSPYGAISSVALDPALLTVAPDAIPGLTKEIFTKLADTALLKELRAGSVDYPRVKKLKADLLRAAFENFTTGDVKKNSEKAKSFTKFEKENTRWLKPYSLFRALMDEHDGNACWTQWETELQDYKSAESASETGSKPNRKQNRQFWSYVQWVAYQQWADIKKYAEQKKVQLMGDLPFGVSRYSADVWAEKQLFDLDWSCGAPPETFFQSDLFTQKWGQNWGMPLYKWSEHKRENYAWWRQRVKHLTELFHYFRIDHVLGFFRVYAFPWIPERNGEFTELTEKEAAKLTDGKLPQFLPRSDEEEEDAEANCADGEAILKVLMDAAGSSGIVAEDLGTVPPYVRPLIHKLGIAGFAIPIFERIEETREFKEKEDLPALSLATYGTHDHQPIASFYKGLVDYWHGPKGDEGWLEIQRLMRFLGLDEEQPPVKFDEKLHVVFMDVLLKTHCWVAMFMITDLLGTSQRFNEPGLSGDLNWSQRLDRPLTEYEKDPQYAGRIKKCAELIEKTRRTPKVLSASV, encoded by the coding sequence ATGATCATCGACACAAAGAAAAAATTAGCCGGAATACTGGTACCTGTATTCGCACTGCGCCATGCCAACGACCTCGGAATCGGCGATACGACGGCAATGCGAGACGCCATCGATTTCTGCAGCCATAACAAAATCGGCATCTTGCAAGTCTTGCCAATCAACGAAACAGGCGGTGACAACAGTCCGTATGGAGCGATAAGCTCTGTTGCTCTTGACCCGGCGCTGCTTACCGTTGCACCAGATGCGATACCAGGGCTGACGAAAGAGATTTTCACAAAACTGGCTGACACTGCCTTGCTGAAAGAGCTGAGAGCGGGCTCAGTCGACTATCCGCGAGTGAAGAAGCTCAAAGCCGACTTATTGCGAGCTGCATTCGAAAACTTCACCACAGGCGATGTCAAAAAGAATTCAGAAAAAGCAAAATCATTCACCAAATTCGAAAAAGAAAATACACGCTGGTTGAAGCCCTACTCGCTTTTCCGAGCGCTCATGGACGAACATGACGGCAACGCCTGCTGGACGCAGTGGGAAACAGAACTTCAGGACTACAAGAGCGCTGAGAGTGCATCAGAAACAGGAAGCAAACCGAACCGCAAGCAAAATCGCCAATTCTGGTCGTATGTTCAGTGGGTCGCATATCAGCAATGGGCCGACATCAAAAAATATGCCGAGCAAAAGAAAGTGCAATTGATGGGCGATTTGCCATTTGGAGTCAGCCGCTACAGCGCCGATGTCTGGGCTGAAAAACAATTGTTCGATCTCGATTGGTCATGCGGTGCTCCACCCGAAACTTTTTTCCAGTCAGATTTGTTCACACAAAAATGGGGACAGAACTGGGGTATGCCTCTGTACAAATGGTCCGAACATAAGCGCGAGAACTACGCATGGTGGCGTCAGCGCGTCAAACACCTGACCGAACTTTTCCACTATTTCCGCATCGACCATGTGCTCGGATTTTTCAGAGTTTATGCCTTTCCCTGGATTCCGGAACGAAATGGCGAATTCACGGAATTAACTGAAAAGGAAGCCGCCAAACTGACGGACGGAAAGCTGCCACAATTTTTGCCACGCAGTGACGAAGAGGAGGAAGACGCTGAAGCAAACTGTGCAGACGGCGAAGCCATCCTGAAAGTCTTGATGGATGCTGCCGGGTCGTCAGGCATTGTGGCGGAAGACCTGGGCACAGTGCCACCATATGTGAGACCACTAATTCACAAGTTAGGTATTGCCGGTTTTGCCATTCCAATTTTTGAGCGCATCGAAGAAACTCGTGAATTCAAAGAGAAGGAAGATTTGCCTGCGCTGAGTCTGGCCACCTACGGCACTCACGATCACCAACCGATAGCTTCTTTCTACAAAGGGCTGGTCGATTACTGGCACGGACCAAAAGGCGACGAAGGCTGGCTCGAGATTCAGAGACTGATGCGCTTTCTCGGTCTGGATGAAGAACAGCCGCCAGTGAAATTCGACGAAAAATTGCATGTCGTTTTCATGGATGTCCTCCTGAAAACCCATTGCTGGGTAGCCATGTTTATGATCACCGACCTGCTTGGAACTTCGCAGCGGTTCAACGAGCCCGGCCTGAGCGGTGATTTAAACTGGAGTCAGCGTCTGGACCGGCCGCTGACCGAGTATGAGAAAGACCCGCAATACGCAGGCAGAATCAAGAAATGCGCTGAACTGATTGAAAAGACGCGACGCACGCCAAAAGTACTGAGCGCTTCGGTTTAG
- a CDS encoding universal stress protein, with protein MPKILLPVDVLHPHDEFIDQLDKLVNLKSSQVHLLYVKDELPGYEAILGTVGDFPEDLKHQIEQKIADEFAAVKSNLEARGAAVTSEVVGGLAGMMIEQCALDSGCDMIAISAGTHGRIEQFLMGSTAGRVVNHAPCTVLILKHVPNVPIKNVLIAIDGSDAALNAATAAVRLFSLDERDVQVTLINVVSIKPMYKFIAPVQFVAAIEDNLVMSGEASLAAAEKELSDLGVTRLDNILKNGEPADEIINAAKTLKADLIVLGAQGRSAVEKFLMGSVSQRVATFAKCSTAVIK; from the coding sequence ATGCCAAAGATTTTATTGCCCGTCGACGTTCTGCATCCGCATGACGAGTTCATCGATCAACTTGATAAGCTCGTGAACTTGAAGTCATCTCAAGTACACCTGCTCTATGTCAAGGATGAGTTGCCCGGATATGAGGCTATTCTCGGTACTGTGGGAGATTTCCCCGAAGATCTGAAGCATCAGATTGAGCAGAAAATCGCAGATGAATTTGCTGCCGTGAAGTCGAACCTTGAAGCCAGGGGCGCTGCTGTAACAAGCGAAGTGGTGGGCGGCCTGGCCGGTATGATGATCGAGCAGTGCGCTCTGGACAGTGGTTGCGACATGATCGCCATTTCTGCCGGGACTCACGGACGCATTGAGCAATTTCTTATGGGTAGCACCGCCGGTAGAGTCGTTAATCATGCACCATGCACGGTGTTGATTCTCAAGCATGTGCCAAACGTTCCAATTAAGAATGTCTTGATTGCTATAGATGGCTCAGATGCGGCTTTGAATGCTGCAACCGCTGCGGTGCGGCTGTTTAGCCTGGACGAGCGCGATGTGCAGGTGACATTGATCAATGTTGTTTCAATAAAGCCGATGTATAAATTTATTGCTCCTGTGCAGTTTGTTGCGGCTATCGAAGACAACCTCGTCATGTCGGGTGAAGCGAGCCTGGCTGCGGCTGAGAAAGAACTCAGTGATCTGGGCGTCACCAGGTTGGACAATATTTTGAAAAATGGAGAGCCGGCAGACGAAATCATCAATGCCGCAAAAACTCTCAAAGCCGATTTGATTGTTCTTGGCGCTCAAGGGCGTTCCGCTGTCGAGAAGTTTTTGATGGGCAGCGTTTCTCAGCGAGTTGCCACATTTGCTAAGTGCTCCACTGCGGTAATTAAATAA
- a CDS encoding matrixin family metalloprotease has protein sequence MSARNLRLSLLCLMPLFASSSDALFQGAAWAQSADLPQRAVLAQSSGQNQYFPLSQYLPSLDVTPPRFLRIEPDGVQNNSDFFDQVMLATSNRVFRFTSMPIPVFIDPAPADYIAAVKRAFQTWETRTNSMIRFAPVADRQQARITVIWSHMGIPADRSATEFGAHTITEWKVKTGPFASQKTGTVKPQYIEVNLDVIDPRDADHKLPLLQNLVTHELGHAIGLMGHSPDRGDMMYRDTDEYSRISQRDLNTLQKIYSRKCDFPL, from the coding sequence ATGAGCGCTAGAAATCTCAGACTTTCGCTCCTTTGCCTGATGCCATTGTTTGCCTCAAGCAGTGATGCTTTGTTTCAAGGTGCAGCCTGGGCGCAGAGTGCTGATTTGCCGCAGCGGGCTGTTTTGGCTCAGAGTTCAGGACAAAACCAGTATTTCCCTCTCTCTCAATATTTGCCTTCCCTGGACGTGACGCCACCACGTTTTTTGCGTATCGAGCCGGACGGGGTGCAGAACAACTCTGATTTTTTCGATCAAGTGATGCTCGCCACCAGTAACCGAGTCTTTCGATTCACGTCCATGCCGATCCCGGTTTTCATCGACCCTGCACCGGCTGACTATATTGCTGCAGTCAAAAGGGCGTTTCAAACCTGGGAGACTCGCACCAACTCAATGATTCGCTTTGCACCGGTAGCTGATCGGCAACAAGCAAGAATTACAGTGATCTGGTCGCACATGGGCATACCCGCAGACCGCAGCGCCACTGAATTTGGTGCGCACACAATTACCGAATGGAAGGTGAAAACCGGTCCTTTTGCTTCTCAAAAGACCGGCACTGTAAAACCACAGTATATTGAAGTCAATCTCGATGTCATAGACCCTCGTGATGCCGACCATAAACTTCCACTGCTGCAAAATCTGGTCACGCACGAACTCGGGCATGCAATAGGATTGATGGGACACTCCCCGGACCGCGGCGACATGATGTATAGAGATACGGACGAGTACTCGCGCATTTCTCAGCGCGATCTGAACACGCTGCAAAAAATCTACTCACGCAAGTGCGATTTCCCGCTCTGA
- a CDS encoding chorismate synthase, with translation MRFLTTGESHGPALVSVLEGVPAGLKLDIDKINDDMWRRQQGYGRGNRQKIEKDKAEIIGGVRHGITTGAPIAMLIRNRDFENWRHVMSIEPVDMSLPEVIEQFEKKLIERFRPGHADLAGTLKYRQTDIRDVLERASARETASRVAAGGVCRQFLEAFGVKSASHVIQVGSVRAKPKSADMSIEEIDAKVVQSELFCLDDQATESMKELIKSTWTEGDSLGGVIEVVVDGLPVGLGSYTQWDKRLDGQLAQAVMSIQAMKAVEIGDGVEAAGELGSRVHDAIYPADSTSRYPFTRKTNHAGGLEGGMTNGERLCVRVYMKPIPTLRKGLDSLSFPEFDAQKAHYERSDVCAIAAASVVCRAMVCLVLANAMIDKFGGDSIGDLKASFMDYEKFCRKDGSTNGKQKHALVDTVSTDAEPEGNESALGEF, from the coding sequence TTGCGCTTTTTAACAACTGGTGAATCACACGGACCTGCCCTGGTCTCAGTACTGGAGGGCGTGCCGGCGGGTCTGAAGCTCGATATCGATAAGATTAATGACGATATGTGGCGCCGCCAGCAGGGATATGGTCGCGGCAATCGCCAGAAAATTGAAAAAGACAAAGCGGAAATTATCGGTGGAGTCCGTCATGGTATCACCACCGGTGCACCTATCGCCATGCTGATTCGCAATCGGGACTTTGAAAATTGGCGGCATGTCATGTCGATAGAACCGGTCGATATGAGTTTGCCTGAAGTAATCGAGCAGTTCGAGAAAAAGTTGATTGAACGTTTTCGACCCGGTCATGCTGATCTGGCTGGAACATTGAAGTACAGGCAGACTGATATACGTGACGTTCTGGAGAGAGCCAGTGCCCGAGAGACAGCATCGCGTGTTGCCGCCGGCGGCGTCTGCAGGCAATTCCTCGAGGCTTTTGGAGTCAAGTCTGCCAGCCATGTTATACAGGTTGGTTCCGTTCGAGCTAAACCTAAGTCCGCAGATATGAGCATTGAAGAGATCGATGCGAAGGTGGTGCAGTCTGAGTTGTTCTGTCTCGATGATCAAGCAACAGAGTCGATGAAAGAACTGATTAAATCGACCTGGACAGAAGGAGATAGTCTGGGCGGCGTGATCGAAGTTGTAGTTGACGGGTTGCCGGTCGGGTTAGGCAGTTACACGCAGTGGGATAAGCGTCTGGATGGACAGCTGGCTCAAGCCGTGATGAGCATTCAAGCCATGAAGGCCGTCGAGATCGGTGATGGAGTGGAGGCGGCGGGCGAGCTTGGTTCTCGTGTGCATGATGCGATATATCCGGCGGATAGCACCTCTAGATATCCGTTTACTCGCAAGACCAATCATGCCGGTGGGCTGGAAGGCGGAATGACCAATGGAGAGCGGCTTTGCGTGCGTGTATATATGAAGCCGATTCCAACCTTGCGCAAAGGACTCGACTCTTTGAGCTTTCCTGAGTTCGATGCACAAAAGGCACACTACGAGCGTTCCGACGTGTGTGCCATAGCTGCTGCTTCAGTTGTCTGCAGAGCGATGGTATGCTTGGTTCTGGCAAATGCCATGATCGATAAGTTCGGCGGAGATTCAATCGGAGATTTGAAAGCATCTTTTATGGATTACGAAAAGTTTTGCAGAAAAGATGGCAGTACCAATGGCAAGCAAAAGCACGCTCTTGTTGATACAGTCAGTACTGATGCCGAGCCTGAAGGCAATGAAAGCGCCCTAGGAGAGTTCTAA
- the aroA gene encoding 3-phosphoshikimate 1-carboxyvinyltransferase, with amino-acid sequence MALSDWSGLTMTETSLHGSFAVPGDKSISHRALIFSALCQGKVTITGLSPAEDCQSTAQCMRELGLTITRDENEAGRYTVDSPGLQGLKAPAKLLDAGNSGTTIRVMSGLVAGRPFTSHFDGDASLRKRPMSRVLDLLAQMGASVKFDEKQGCAPFSITGTKLTGREFNLSVASAQVQTALLLAGLQAEGSTSVTLPEVARDHTLRMFKHMGVPFEEFAPNSIRVTKLEKVLNGFTIAVPADISSAAFFMVAAACIRGSDVTLKNCGINPGRTLVIDVLKRMGAHLELVDAREVSGEPVADIRVRYNGRLKGTTIGGGEVASGVDEIPILSIAGALCDGVFTVEGAEELRHKESDRLSLITNNLRQIGAAVENREDGFVLTGQEKLPGGGAWATHLDHRMAMTGLIVNLICEKPTQIEETESPKISYPTFQQDLQSLLPPAVRQGTHPV; translated from the coding sequence ATGGCTTTGAGCGATTGGAGTGGTTTGACGATGACTGAAACTAGTCTTCACGGTTCGTTTGCAGTCCCCGGAGACAAGTCGATCTCGCACAGAGCCCTGATTTTCTCGGCATTGTGCCAGGGGAAGGTGACAATCACAGGTCTGTCACCAGCTGAAGACTGTCAAAGCACTGCGCAATGCATGAGAGAGCTGGGTTTGACAATCACCCGCGATGAAAACGAAGCCGGTCGATACACAGTTGACAGCCCCGGTTTGCAAGGGTTGAAGGCGCCCGCTAAGTTACTCGACGCGGGCAACAGCGGCACAACCATAAGAGTGATGAGCGGTCTTGTAGCTGGACGACCCTTCACCTCGCACTTCGATGGCGACGCCTCACTGAGGAAGCGCCCGATGTCTAGAGTACTCGACCTGCTTGCTCAAATGGGTGCATCAGTTAAATTCGACGAAAAGCAAGGATGCGCCCCCTTCTCGATTACAGGAACAAAATTAACGGGCCGAGAATTCAACCTTTCGGTGGCTTCCGCTCAGGTGCAAACAGCCCTGCTTTTAGCCGGTTTACAAGCTGAGGGCAGCACTTCTGTGACATTGCCTGAGGTGGCAAGAGATCACACGTTGCGCATGTTCAAGCACATGGGAGTGCCCTTTGAAGAGTTTGCCCCGAACAGCATACGCGTTACGAAGCTGGAAAAAGTTCTCAATGGATTCACCATTGCCGTGCCGGCCGATATCTCTTCAGCTGCCTTTTTCATGGTTGCAGCAGCCTGCATAAGAGGCTCCGACGTCACTTTGAAAAACTGTGGCATCAACCCCGGTCGAACACTCGTCATCGACGTTCTGAAAAGAATGGGCGCTCACCTTGAGCTCGTCGACGCACGAGAAGTATCTGGGGAGCCAGTTGCCGACATTCGCGTGCGCTACAACGGGCGACTCAAGGGTACCACTATAGGTGGTGGCGAAGTGGCATCCGGCGTCGATGAAATTCCCATCTTATCTATCGCTGGTGCTCTATGCGATGGAGTCTTCACCGTTGAAGGGGCAGAAGAATTGCGTCACAAAGAAAGCGATCGCCTGAGCCTGATTACAAACAACCTTCGTCAGATTGGCGCAGCAGTCGAGAACAGAGAAGACGGGTTTGTTCTCACAGGGCAAGAAAAACTCCCGGGTGGAGGAGCCTGGGCAACCCATCTGGACCACAGAATGGCAATGACCGGGCTGATTGTTAATCTCATCTGCGAGAAACCAACCCAAATCGAAGAGACAGAATCGCCAAAAATCTCTTATCCGACCTTTCAGCAAGATCTGCAATCACTCCTGCCGCCGGCCGTCAGACAAGGCACACATCCGGTTTAA
- the aroB gene encoding 3-dehydroquinate synthase: MAHKARHRGPVITMLWNTDLEVKTRVAIGIGARHKLSNILAQIGSGKRVLVLCQPSTAVHWLRDLLSVLPQEDYQVTTLEVPDGEACKTTDWLIRIWEHLQERKFDRRDTIVALGGGSVTDLAGFAASTYLRGLNLVLIPTSLLGMVDAAIGGKTGINLQAGKNLAGTFFFPKAVLADQELLSTLPDNQFKSGIGEIIKYGMIEETVAKNTDYDLGPKRMLDVLESSLEHSLEHDDPGLSGIISSCIKMKLFVVAKDPQEANLRRILNLGHTVGHAIETLSDYRVSHGEAVGIGLFLDTKFSVKQKRIDKAALDKVEELLAKAGLSSSIPSGISKEKMVSVMGSDKKREGQSIKLVLPQTKLGIVDYDVTVPLSELSKTL; this comes from the coding sequence ATGGCCCACAAAGCACGTCATCGCGGCCCCGTCATCACAATGCTCTGGAATACTGATCTGGAGGTGAAAACTCGGGTTGCCATCGGGATTGGTGCTCGCCATAAGTTGTCTAACATTCTCGCTCAGATAGGCTCCGGCAAGCGCGTGCTTGTTCTCTGCCAGCCATCGACTGCGGTGCACTGGCTGCGCGATCTGCTTTCGGTCCTGCCCCAGGAAGATTATCAGGTGACGACGCTCGAGGTGCCTGATGGTGAAGCCTGTAAAACTACCGACTGGTTGATTCGCATCTGGGAGCACTTACAGGAACGAAAGTTCGATCGTCGCGACACGATTGTTGCTCTGGGCGGCGGCTCTGTCACTGATCTGGCCGGGTTCGCTGCATCGACGTATTTGCGCGGTTTGAATCTGGTCTTAATTCCAACATCGCTTCTGGGAATGGTTGATGCTGCAATTGGTGGCAAAACCGGCATCAATCTGCAAGCCGGCAAGAACCTGGCCGGTACGTTTTTCTTTCCCAAAGCTGTGCTTGCCGACCAGGAACTGCTCAGCACTTTGCCTGACAATCAGTTCAAATCAGGCATCGGTGAGATTATCAAATACGGCATGATCGAAGAGACTGTCGCTAAAAATACCGATTATGATCTGGGACCAAAACGTATGCTCGATGTTCTGGAATCGTCGCTCGAACATTCTCTCGAACATGATGATCCTGGTCTATCCGGGATCATTTCCAGTTGCATAAAGATGAAGCTCTTCGTTGTGGCAAAAGACCCACAGGAAGCAAATCTCCGCCGCATTCTCAACCTCGGACATACTGTCGGTCATGCCATTGAAACATTGAGCGATTACAGAGTCTCGCATGGCGAGGCTGTAGGCATCGGACTTTTCCTTGATACTAAATTTAGTGTCAAGCAGAAACGCATCGATAAAGCGGCTCTAGATAAAGTTGAAGAGTTGCTTGCCAAAGCTGGACTGTCGAGTTCCATTCCGAGCGGCATTTCCAAAGAGAAGATGGTCAGCGTTATGGGTAGCGACAAGAAGAGAGAGGGGCAATCGATTAAGCTTGTTTTGCCGCAAACCAAACTCGGTATTGTAGACTATGATGTGACTGTTCCACTTTCTGAGTTGTCAAAAACACTGTAA
- the rsmG gene encoding 16S rRNA (guanine(527)-N(7))-methyltransferase RsmG encodes MFSSRIRLEIKCSYKLTANDYTEILIGSGARAFLIFGLYNLGLKIYWHLKRPERGILNTEIVQAIELLSERAEKLSVRFSDRQSDKLARFLEHLEQYNQHTNLVSNAAPKVVALEHLLDSMSLIESVSHQIEKRKKGASRLIDIGSGAGFPGLILAIMFADLDVTLMDSIEKKTRFLEATADLLDLQNVSVLTERAESIAHHPQYRETFDIATARAVGGSGMIVELALPLLNLGGVLILQKTESQLVDESHKARKAAKLLGGVMGSVVALDQTILGKARSLILVTKEEHTADKYPRAWKKIKEHPLGQ; translated from the coding sequence CTGTTCAGCAGTCGTATTAGGTTAGAAATTAAGTGTTCATACAAGCTTACAGCAAATGACTATACAGAAATACTCATTGGCTCAGGCGCTCGGGCATTTTTGATTTTTGGGCTCTATAATTTGGGTCTCAAAATTTATTGGCATTTGAAACGGCCGGAGCGAGGAATTCTGAACACCGAAATTGTGCAGGCCATTGAGCTTTTGTCTGAGCGAGCCGAGAAACTCTCAGTTCGATTCAGTGATCGACAGTCTGATAAGCTGGCCCGCTTCCTCGAGCATCTCGAGCAGTACAATCAGCATACTAACCTGGTTTCCAATGCCGCTCCAAAAGTCGTTGCTCTGGAGCATTTGCTCGATTCGATGTCGCTCATTGAGTCGGTTTCGCATCAGATTGAGAAGCGAAAAAAGGGTGCCAGCCGGTTGATTGACATCGGCTCCGGCGCAGGATTTCCCGGCTTGATCTTGGCAATTATGTTTGCAGATCTTGATGTCACGCTGATGGACTCGATCGAGAAAAAGACAAGATTCTTAGAAGCGACTGCTGATTTGTTGGATTTGCAAAACGTCTCCGTTTTGACGGAACGAGCAGAGTCGATCGCGCACCATCCGCAGTATCGCGAAACTTTTGATATCGCCACCGCGCGAGCAGTGGGCGGATCCGGCATGATCGTTGAACTGGCACTGCCACTGCTTAATTTGGGTGGGGTGCTTATCTTGCAGAAAACGGAGTCTCAACTCGTCGATGAAAGTCACAAGGCACGCAAAGCTGCTAAGTTGCTAGGTGGTGTCATGGGCAGTGTCGTTGCACTTGATCAAACGATTTTGGGAAAGGCTCGATCGCTCATTCTCGTGACCAAGGAAGAACATACCGCCGATAAATATCCACGAGCCTGGAAGAAAATTAAAGAGCATCCGCTTGGTCAGTGA